The nucleotide sequence TGCCTCGTCGTCTGCTCTCGCCTTGAGCAGCCTGTATATCCATTACAATGCGCATTTTTGAGTATTCTTGATTTTCTATCCAAAAAATTTGGGAGAGGTTATTAGATGTAATTTAAGCTTTGTAGCCAATTACTGCATAATCCGGTGCGGCGAAATAATAGTCATTTGTTATCTGGATCAATGCATTCAATTCTTTCGCACCCAAAAATCCCGGTTCCAAGAAGGCTATGGGATCGCTTAACTCTTGTCGATTCACTCGCTTAATCTCGCATTGAACGAATCCTCGCGCCTCAACCAAAAATAAGCTCATTTCGGGTGGTAGTGGATTACGGTGTGTTGGGTCCATATAGAAATTACAAGCTCCCACTACCAAGTTTTCTGGATTGGGAGTTTCAAAAATGACTACTCCACCCGGCCGCAACACTCGGATTGCTTCGTCTAGTAAGCTGACCAAACTGTTTATTGGTAAATGTTCGATAATATGGAAGCCAGTGATCGCTCCCAACGTGTCGTCTTGTAAGCCGCGCAAATAAACTAGTGCATCTTGCTTGACTACATTCAATTGATCTTCCTGGCATTGTCGTACAAATATATCGTTTAAGTCTACGCCATAGCTCGTGAGCTTATTTTCACGTAGCAGCTCTAACCATTCCCCTCGGCCACAACCAATATCGAGTACGGGCGATTTTTCGAAGCCAGCACCGGAATTGCGAATGATAGTTAAGTATATACTCTGTCGTTCTTTAATGTCCTTTCGAGTTCCTCGAAAATGATCTTCGAAAGTGGCGTACATTGCATCCAGTCGATGGCTTTCTGCATCGGCTAGCATATTTAATTGCTCGGTATCCAAAGGCTTTGGCAACCGCTTGCGCGTTTCTTCTAAAAGCAAACTTAATCGTCGCTGCTGGTCGAGAATCGTGCGTTTGTGATCGCGGAGCTGATTTCGGAGGTCATCAATCAGGCTTTGAACTTGCTGGGTATACTGAACAAGGTCGTCGGTGCTGGCTTTGGCATCGGCGTTTGCTTGTAGTTGGTGTGCAAGATAGATCAAGTCGTCGGTGCTGGCTTTGGCATTGACGTTCGCGTGAAGCTGTTGAGCGAGTTGGGCGAGGTCGTCGGTGCTGGCTTTAGCATTGACGGTCGCGTGAAGCTGCTGAGCGAGTTGGGCGAGGTCGGCAGCACTTGCTTTGGCAGCTATGGTTGCTTGCAGTTGCTGAGCGAGTTGGGTGAGATCGTTGGTATCGGGTTTGGAGTGCAGTAAGGTTTTCAGTTGAGTCAGACTTTCGGCTGAATGGTCAACTACTGTTTTAGTTTGAACGAAGTCTTGAAGGCGTTTCTTTAAGCAGCTTAACTCGCTGTGATTCGTTTTAGTATCAGCGACTAGCTTCAGTTGGGTGAATTCAATAGCCTGACATGTAGCAAGCTGTTGAAAATATCCGACCATCTGTTGAAATTTTTTTATTGCTCGTAAATTGATGGCTTCTAACTTCGACATTCGATTATTAAAAGCATTGTTTTGAATGGTTTGATAATCAGCCTGTTCCTCCAGCGTACGTATACGTCTAATAAGTTTGCGTGAGTTAACCAATAAGCTGACGGCTGAAAGCAAATGGCCTAAAATCGGAATATGATAAGTTAACTGTATTATAAAAGGGAGCAGCAAACCTTTTATCTTTTTATGGGTTAATCGCCCTTCACGGGAATAACGCAGTCTTCCAAGAATGTCTACTTTTGTCAGGCTACCTTGGCTTAATCTTATCGAGTAGTATTGGAGTGCATCAGGGTCAGGCTCTCTGCAGAGCAAAGTCAGGTAGGCATTCTTAACAAAATCTGTATTATGAAATTGCAGGAATTCACTTAACGAGTAAAACGGCTTTTCACCTAAGTAAGAATAGGGTGATGAAAGATTGTCGGTAAATAAGTGCGAAATATCTTCTAAGCAATTTATGCTATTAATCGAAGAGATAACTTGCTTCCATTCAAGTTCTATTGGCGGCAATAGCCCAATTATCTGTGTGGATTTATGCTTGCCTTCTGGTGAATATCGGATCTCTCGAAGAATGTCGATCTTACTGGTTGAGCCGGATGCCAAACGATCTAAAAAAAACTCTAAACCGGTATGATCAGGTTCTCGGTCTAAAAGGCTACGATAAGCCTGGATGAGAAATTCTCTATCATTATTCTGCAATAATGCGTCAAGCGTACTAAGAATTTCACCAGTGCAAGTTGATTTGTTAAAAATGAGAGATTCCTGTTGCTTGCGTCTCGCTATTTCATCGAGAATGTGCTGCATTATGTGTTCGATATCAGTATCGGTGCAGAAGGTTTTATTCATCTTCGAAAAGATCAGTGGCCCCAACGACTTACAATTGGTAGATAGCTGACGCCGATGGCGCAGGGTCCTGGTCCAGGAATTACCTGAAAGACTAATGCTTGATTCCACCAGTCATAGTTATTAGTGACATGTGTTTCTCCGCTATGCAAAGCAAAACTTACGCTGTAATTGCCAGCCCCAAGATTCAAGGCGGGTAAATCGAATTCAACCCAATATTTTTCGCCGGCCCGAGTGTCACGACGGCTTGCGCCTAGATGCCAAGTATTGGTACCGAATATATCATTACCTAATCGATCCCGGATCAATATTCCGACAGTCAACTCGGCGAGTGTTTCGTTGATCTTTACATGCGCCCGAAAACGCACTGGGTCACCGATCCTGATTGCCCTAACACTGCCGCTGGCATCCAGCATGTCCACTTCTTCAATCGTGGCTGCATAGCTGCCGGAGCGAATAACGCTTTTCTGTACATCTGATTCGATTTCACGAATCTGCTGGTCGGCCGTTTTTTTAGCAATGATGGCGTTGTAATAATCCAGAACGTTATCGGGTTCGCCATCACGGATCAAAATTCCTTGATCGAACAGGATGGCTCGATTGCATAAACTCTTTATGGTGCCTGGGCTGTGCGATACGAATAACAGTGTGGTACCTTCGTCGCGAAACTGGCGGATTCTTTCAAAGCTTTTGTGCTGAAAATAGGCATCACCGACGGACAGAGCCTCATCCACAATCAATATTTCCGGTCGTACTGCGGTCGCGACGCTGAAAGCCAAACGCACGACCATGCCGCTAGAATATGTTCGCAACGGCTGGTCGATATAGTCGCCAATTTCGGCGAATGCTTCGATTTCCGGCATCAGCTTGCTGATGTGCGCCCCCGTGAGGCCCAAGATCTGCCCGCTCATATAGGCGTTTTGACGCCCGGTGAATTCGGGATGAAAGCCCATTCCCAATTCCAGCAGGGCTGCAATTCGCCCGCCGAGCTCAACGTGCCCTTCATTTGGGTGCGTGGTGCCGACGATGATCTTTAACAAGGTGCTCTTGCCAGCGCCGTTGTTGCCGACAATTCCTATCGCTTCGCCTGGATGCACTTCGAAGCTGACGCCGCGTAATGCCCAATGTTGTGCGTGACGCTGGCGCGATGGACTCAGCCATTCCAACAATCGCGCTCGGTTGTTAGGGTAGCGTTTGTAGACTTTGCCGAGACTTCTAATCCGTAAATAACCCATTACAACTCATCCACGATCTCGCCCACGCGGGCGAGGAAAATCTTAGCTGCCAGCAGCAACAGGGCCAACGATAGTAGCACGACTGGTACTAACGGCCATCCATCGGGAAAGCGACGTTCGACGAAAATAGTTTGATAAGCATTCACCATCGGCCACATCGGGTTAAGTGCAAATAGTTTTTGAGCCTCTGGTGATAGAATGTTAGGAATGTAGACGATAGGGGTCAGCCAAAACCAGAACTGTAAGATAACACCAGTAAACTGCCCCACGTCTCGAAAGAATACGTTTAAGGTTCCTAAGATGATGCCCAGCCCTAGCGTAAAAGCCAGTTGTAGCGTAATGATCAGTGGAAAGGCTAGCAATAGCGGCCACCCGGGAAGGTTGTCCGTGGCGGCCAGGAATAGAAAAAACAGACCCATCACAATGACGAAGTTCAACAGCGCCGAGAGCACCACGATGACGGGCAGACAAGCCCGCGGCAGTTGCGCTTTTTTGATGAGATTGCTGTTTTCTAGAAAGACCGAATTCAGCCGTGCGAGGACTTCGGCGAACAACGTCCACGGCAACAAGCCCGCGCAGAGGTAAATGCTGTAAGCGAAAGTACTATCCTCGTGACCTGACAGGCGAGCCCCCATAATCTGGGAAAATACCAAAGTGTAAATAATGATCATGGTCAAGGGATTGAGAACCGCCCAGACGCCACCCAACATCGAACCCTGATAGCGGCCCTGAAACTCGCGCTGCACCGCGCCCAACATGAACCCTCTGAATTGCCAGAGGGAGCGAAACATAACCAAGTCTATCATGGCATCATTACGAGAT is from Candidatus Competibacteraceae bacterium and encodes:
- a CDS encoding DUF4214 domain-containing protein, with protein sequence MNKTFCTDTDIEHIMQHILDEIARRKQQESLIFNKSTCTGEILSTLDALLQNNDREFLIQAYRSLLDREPDHTGLEFFLDRLASGSTSKIDILREIRYSPEGKHKSTQIIGLLPPIELEWKQVISSINSINCLEDISHLFTDNLSSPYSYLGEKPFYSLSEFLQFHNTDFVKNAYLTLLCREPDPDALQYYSIRLSQGSLTKVDILGRLRYSREGRLTHKKIKGLLLPFIIQLTYHIPILGHLLSAVSLLVNSRKLIRRIRTLEEQADYQTIQNNAFNNRMSKLEAINLRAIKKFQQMVGYFQQLATCQAIEFTQLKLVADTKTNHSELSCLKKRLQDFVQTKTVVDHSAESLTQLKTLLHSKPDTNDLTQLAQQLQATIAAKASAADLAQLAQQLHATVNAKASTDDLAQLAQQLHANVNAKASTDDLIYLAHQLQANADAKASTDDLVQYTQQVQSLIDDLRNQLRDHKRTILDQQRRLSLLLEETRKRLPKPLDTEQLNMLADAESHRLDAMYATFEDHFRGTRKDIKERQSIYLTIIRNSGAGFEKSPVLDIGCGRGEWLELLRENKLTSYGVDLNDIFVRQCQEDQLNVVKQDALVYLRGLQDDTLGAITGFHIIEHLPINSLVSLLDEAIRVLRPGGVVIFETPNPENLVVGACNFYMDPTHRNPLPPEMSLFLVEARGFVQCEIKRVNRQELSDPIAFLEPGFLGAKELNALIQITNDYYFAAPDYAVIGYKA
- a CDS encoding ABC transporter ATP-binding protein translates to MGYLRIRSLGKVYKRYPNNRARLLEWLSPSRQRHAQHWALRGVSFEVHPGEAIGIVGNNGAGKSTLLKIIVGTTHPNEGHVELGGRIAALLELGMGFHPEFTGRQNAYMSGQILGLTGAHISKLMPEIEAFAEIGDYIDQPLRTYSSGMVVRLAFSVATAVRPEILIVDEALSVGDAYFQHKSFERIRQFRDEGTTLLFVSHSPGTIKSLCNRAILFDQGILIRDGEPDNVLDYYNAIIAKKTADQQIREIESDVQKSVIRSGSYAATIEEVDMLDASGSVRAIRIGDPVRFRAHVKINETLAELTVGILIRDRLGNDIFGTNTWHLGASRRDTRAGEKYWVEFDLPALNLGAGNYSVSFALHSGETHVTNNYDWWNQALVFQVIPGPGPCAIGVSYLPIVSRWGH
- a CDS encoding ABC transporter permease: MIDLVMFRSLWQFRGFMLGAVQREFQGRYQGSMLGGVWAVLNPLTMIIIYTLVFSQIMGARLSGHEDSTFAYSIYLCAGLLPWTLFAEVLARLNSVFLENSNLIKKAQLPRACLPVIVVLSALLNFVIVMGLFFLFLAATDNLPGWPLLLAFPLIITLQLAFTLGLGIILGTLNVFFRDVGQFTGVILQFWFWLTPIVYIPNILSPEAQKLFALNPMWPMVNAYQTIFVERRFPDGWPLVPVVLLSLALLLLAAKIFLARVGEIVDEL